A section of the Cryobacterium soli genome encodes:
- a CDS encoding ABC transporter permease, with the protein MTTSLPPTTAAIRAPRTPIDAAPSPWKVVLRVASTVWSNGKARIGLVMLAVFILLAIFAPLIAPYGARETGFERSADGSAAHWLGTTAAGEDVLSQLLYGAQISIFVGLVAGLLSTIIAVLIGLSWGYVRGFGADVINFIVNLFLVIPGLPLMIVIAAYLSGGGIGMIIVVVVITGWAWGARVLRSQTQSLRSRDFVTAAVFSGERPFRIVFREILPHMTSLIVGNFFGAATAAILAEAGLEFLGLGDSTVVSWGTMLFWAQNSNALLTGQWALLFAPGLCIALLATSLTLINFGVDGISNPRLREGTKK; encoded by the coding sequence ATGACCACCTCACTGCCTCCCACCACCGCCGCCATCCGCGCGCCCCGCACCCCGATCGACGCGGCGCCGTCGCCCTGGAAGGTCGTTCTCCGCGTTGCTTCCACGGTGTGGAGCAACGGCAAGGCCCGCATCGGCCTCGTCATGCTCGCCGTGTTCATCCTGCTGGCCATCTTCGCGCCGCTGATCGCCCCGTACGGCGCCAGGGAGACCGGCTTCGAGCGGAGCGCCGACGGCAGCGCAGCCCACTGGTTGGGCACCACAGCCGCCGGCGAAGACGTGCTCAGCCAGCTGCTCTACGGCGCCCAGATCAGCATCTTCGTCGGCCTCGTGGCGGGCCTGCTCTCCACGATCATCGCCGTGCTGATCGGCCTGAGCTGGGGCTACGTGCGCGGGTTCGGCGCCGACGTGATCAACTTCATCGTCAACCTGTTCCTCGTCATCCCCGGCCTGCCGCTCATGATCGTGATCGCCGCGTACCTCTCCGGCGGCGGCATCGGCATGATCATCGTGGTCGTCGTGATCACCGGCTGGGCCTGGGGCGCCCGGGTGCTGCGCAGCCAGACCCAGTCCCTGCGCTCCCGCGACTTCGTCACGGCTGCCGTCTTCAGCGGCGAACGGCCCTTCCGCATCGTTTTCCGCGAGATCCTGCCGCACATGACCTCGCTCATCGTGGGGAACTTCTTCGGCGCCGCCACCGCGGCGATCCTCGCCGAAGCCGGCCTGGAGTTCCTCGGCCTCGGTGACTCCACCGTGGTGAGCTGGGGCACCATGCTCTTCTGGGCGCAGAACTCCAACGCCCTGCTCACCGGGCAGTGGGCGCTCCTGTTCGCTCCCGGCCTCTGCATCGCGCTGCTGGCCACCTCCCTCACCCTGATCAACTTCGGCGTCGACGGCATCAGCAATCCCCGCCTCCGGGAAGGAACCAAGAAATGA
- a CDS encoding ABC transporter permease, producing MMTSTTAAPRGAESLAPAGLSPTDAARAPSPLLRGSVFVARKLGLFALTLWAAVTVNFLLPRLMPGTPADAALAKLAQNGPVTEATKAAIEAQLGVPTGNILEQYVAYLHQVVTLDFGISYTFYPQSVGELVSAALPYTLVLVGLVTVVAFILGTLLGVLAAWKRGTWLDSVPTLVGSFMSAFPYFWTALLLLFFAGYVLRLFPTSGAYGPTSSPNLSFEFLGDALYHGVLPALTILITSLGGWILGMRNTMISTLGDDYVTFAEANGLKPRTIALRYAARNAILPNLTSFGLALGGVVGGSILVEQVFGYPGIGYLLFNAVTNQDYPLMQALFLMITVSVLIANFLVDILYGVLDPRTRR from the coding sequence ATGATGACTAGCACCACGGCGGCGCCACGCGGCGCCGAGAGCCTCGCCCCGGCGGGTCTGAGTCCGACGGATGCGGCGCGCGCGCCCAGCCCGCTGCTGCGCGGCAGCGTGTTCGTCGCCCGCAAGCTCGGCCTGTTCGCCCTCACCCTGTGGGCGGCCGTCACGGTCAACTTCCTGCTGCCGCGACTGATGCCCGGCACCCCCGCGGATGCCGCACTGGCCAAGCTCGCCCAGAACGGACCCGTCACCGAGGCCACCAAGGCCGCCATCGAAGCCCAGCTCGGCGTGCCCACCGGCAACATCCTGGAGCAGTACGTCGCCTACCTGCACCAGGTGGTGACGCTGGACTTCGGCATCTCGTACACCTTCTACCCGCAGAGCGTCGGCGAGCTGGTCTCGGCCGCACTGCCGTACACTCTCGTGCTCGTGGGCCTGGTCACCGTGGTCGCCTTCATCCTGGGCACCCTGCTCGGCGTGCTCGCGGCCTGGAAGCGCGGCACCTGGCTGGACAGCGTGCCCACCCTGGTGGGCTCGTTCATGAGCGCCTTCCCGTACTTCTGGACGGCCCTGCTGCTGCTCTTCTTCGCCGGCTACGTACTGCGGCTCTTCCCCACCTCCGGTGCCTACGGGCCCACGTCGTCGCCGAACCTCTCGTTCGAATTCCTCGGCGACGCGCTCTACCACGGGGTGCTGCCGGCACTGACGATCCTGATCACCTCGCTCGGCGGCTGGATCCTGGGCATGCGCAACACCATGATCTCCACCCTCGGCGACGACTACGTGACCTTCGCCGAGGCGAACGGCCTCAAGCCCCGCACCATCGCCCTACGCTACGCCGCCCGCAACGCCATCCTGCCCAACCTCACCTCGTTCGGCCTGGCGTTAGGCGGTGTGGTGGGCGGCTCGATCCTGGTGGAACAGGTCTTCGGCTACCCGGGCATCGGCTACCTGCTCTTCAATGCCGTCACCAACCAGGACTACCCGTTGATGCAGGCACTCTTCCTGATGATCACCGTGAGCGTGCTCATCGCCAACTTCCTCGTCGACATTTTGTACGGCGTGCTGGACCCGAGGACCCGACGATGA
- a CDS encoding ABC transporter substrate-binding protein: MMQPTRSRRRSRPLARTLAAVAMAVAASTLAACSIQIQSAPDPSIPDDTMLVAADNGSPLFEKNFNPFMINKRVAAFYMYEPLIVLDNLTGEEHPWLSTGYTQPDPSTIVFTIRDGVTWSDGEDFTAADVGFTFQLLKDNPSLDLQGIWSYIDTFEVGDDTVTVRLTAPDVPAAQLIASTTLIVPEHIWADVDDPTTWRNPDPVGTGPYTLGNFAPQQYTVDKNQDYWQADTVAAEHLILPATNTQLDVATKGYDWAYSFISDVEGAWVDAGNQNTYWFPPGGTIALFPNLTKAPFNDVNVRLGLSTALDRGMVGDAAAEGYMDPAGQTNILLPNQADVLNPDIPDSGLITQDTQKALDYFAAAGYTQQGGKLVDASGAQLSLTITTAAGYNDWLKGVQEVQKQWGAIGVDVKVASPQPAAYTLALRNGEYDLAMGATGGTGNTFRDFNNLLSSEWVKPVGEEASNNFERFSDPAVDEILAEYKVALDPAVQADLANQLQEVVYDQIPSISLYYGGSWGLFSDAKFTGWPSADDPYASPKTYESTPLLVLTHLKKVNDD, translated from the coding sequence ATGATGCAACCCACTCGATCTCGGCGCAGGTCCCGGCCGCTGGCCCGCACCCTCGCCGCCGTGGCGATGGCCGTCGCCGCCTCCACGCTCGCCGCGTGCAGTATCCAGATCCAGAGCGCGCCCGACCCGTCCATCCCCGACGACACCATGCTCGTCGCCGCCGACAACGGCTCCCCGCTGTTCGAGAAGAACTTCAACCCGTTCATGATCAACAAGCGGGTCGCGGCGTTCTACATGTACGAGCCGCTCATCGTGCTCGACAACCTCACTGGCGAAGAACACCCGTGGCTCTCCACCGGGTACACCCAGCCCGACCCGTCCACGATCGTGTTCACGATCCGCGACGGCGTCACCTGGTCAGACGGTGAAGACTTCACCGCGGCCGACGTGGGATTCACGTTCCAGCTCCTCAAGGACAACCCGTCGCTCGACCTTCAGGGCATCTGGAGCTACATCGACACCTTCGAGGTCGGCGACGACACCGTCACGGTGCGCCTCACCGCACCGGACGTGCCCGCCGCGCAGCTCATCGCCTCCACCACCCTCATCGTGCCCGAGCACATCTGGGCGGATGTCGACGACCCCACCACCTGGCGGAACCCCGACCCTGTCGGTACCGGCCCGTACACGCTGGGCAACTTCGCCCCGCAGCAGTACACCGTCGACAAGAACCAGGACTATTGGCAGGCCGACACCGTCGCCGCCGAGCACCTGATCCTGCCGGCCACCAACACCCAGCTCGACGTGGCCACCAAGGGCTACGACTGGGCATACTCGTTCATCAGCGACGTCGAGGGCGCCTGGGTGGATGCGGGCAACCAGAACACCTACTGGTTCCCGCCGGGCGGCACCATCGCCCTGTTCCCCAACCTCACCAAGGCGCCGTTCAACGACGTCAACGTGCGCCTGGGCCTGTCCACGGCGCTGGACCGCGGCATGGTCGGCGATGCCGCCGCCGAGGGGTACATGGACCCGGCCGGCCAGACCAACATCCTGCTGCCCAACCAGGCGGATGTGCTCAACCCCGATATCCCGGACTCCGGCCTGATCACCCAGGACACCCAGAAGGCGCTGGACTACTTCGCCGCGGCGGGGTACACGCAACAGGGCGGCAAGCTGGTGGACGCGTCCGGCGCCCAGCTCAGCCTCACCATCACTACCGCCGCCGGATACAACGACTGGCTCAAGGGTGTGCAGGAGGTGCAGAAGCAGTGGGGCGCGATCGGCGTCGACGTCAAGGTCGCCTCGCCGCAGCCCGCCGCGTACACCCTGGCGCTCCGCAACGGCGAGTACGACCTCGCCATGGGCGCTACTGGAGGCACCGGCAACACCTTCCGTGACTTCAACAACCTGCTCTCCAGCGAATGGGTCAAGCCCGTGGGCGAGGAGGCGAGCAACAACTTCGAACGCTTCAGCGACCCGGCCGTCGACGAGATCCTCGCCGAGTACAAGGTTGCCCTCGACCCCGCGGTGCAGGCCGACCTGGCCAACCAGCTGCAGGAAGTCGTCTACGACCAGATCCCGTCGATCAGCCTGTACTACGGCGGCTCCTGGGGCCTGTTCAGCGACGCGAAGTTCACCGGTTGGCCCAGCGCCGACGACCCGTATGCGTCGCCCAAGACCTACGAATCCACCCCCCTCCTCGTTCTCACCCACCTGAAGAAGGTCAATGATGACTAG
- a CDS encoding LacI family DNA-binding transcriptional regulator, whose amino-acid sequence MAKVPTVYDVAERSGVSIATVSRVFRSPDTVREPTRQRVLAAVNDLGYVPSAAARGLAARRTNVIGLFFPGHDDTVPDQPVDSARGDTVPIVDDDPAGAPDAENLYFDEVLRGAEIEAWRRGFALMVAAGRGNTREALVTDIAGRVDGLAVLARTVPDELLAYVARRIPVVILAGAQRADEFDHVSASNGPGMRTLANYVLQSHGVHDVVYIAGPTDSPDDAERLAGFRDALADSGVAESSVRILRSDFTRDGGRATAARILAGPHPRGILCSNDETALGVLDVLEQRGIRVPDDILVTGFDGITAGRHSRPSLTTVHQPMVELGRAAVHAITARLDDPSLEPQAFTLPVEVVLRQSCPRV is encoded by the coding sequence GTGGCGAAGGTACCCACGGTCTACGACGTCGCCGAGCGTTCCGGCGTCTCCATCGCCACGGTCTCCCGCGTCTTTCGGTCGCCCGACACCGTACGCGAGCCCACCCGGCAACGCGTACTCGCGGCCGTGAACGACCTCGGTTACGTGCCCAGCGCCGCGGCCCGCGGGCTCGCCGCGCGCCGTACGAATGTGATCGGCCTGTTCTTCCCCGGCCACGACGACACGGTGCCGGACCAGCCGGTCGATTCGGCGCGCGGCGACACCGTGCCCATCGTCGACGACGATCCGGCCGGGGCGCCGGACGCCGAGAACCTCTACTTCGACGAGGTCCTGCGCGGTGCCGAGATCGAGGCCTGGCGCCGGGGGTTCGCCCTCATGGTGGCTGCCGGGCGCGGCAATACCCGCGAGGCCCTGGTCACCGACATCGCCGGCCGGGTCGACGGGCTGGCGGTGCTGGCCCGCACGGTACCGGACGAACTGCTCGCCTACGTGGCCCGGCGCATCCCGGTCGTGATCCTGGCCGGTGCCCAACGCGCCGACGAGTTCGACCACGTCAGCGCCAGCAACGGGCCCGGAATGCGCACCCTGGCCAACTACGTGCTGCAGTCCCACGGTGTGCACGATGTGGTCTACATCGCCGGACCCACCGACTCGCCCGACGACGCCGAACGCCTCGCCGGCTTCCGCGACGCCCTGGCCGACTCCGGCGTGGCCGAGAGCAGCGTGCGGATCCTCCGCAGCGACTTCACCCGCGACGGCGGCCGGGCCACGGCCGCGCGCATCCTCGCCGGGCCGCACCCGCGTGGCATCCTCTGCTCCAACGACGAGACCGCACTGGGTGTGCTCGATGTGCTCGAGCAGCGTGGCATCCGGGTGCCTGACGACATTCTGGTGACCGGGTTCGACGGCATCACCGCCGGCCGGCATTCCCGCCCCAGCCTCACCACGGTGCACCAGCCGATGGTGGAGCTCGGCCGCGCCGCCGTGCACGCCATCACCGCCCGGCTCGACGACCCCAGCCTCGAACCGCAGGCGTTCACTCTGCCCGTCGAGGTCGTGCTGCGGCAGAGCTGCCCGCGCGTCTGA
- a CDS encoding alpha/beta fold hydrolase: MTAPFGALDLAPELEHFAVDTAAGPLTAFRVRPQGPRRGVALLVPGFTGSKEDFRLLLPLIAAHGWEVVSYSQRGQADSAAPVGIENYLLDDFAADAVTVAHEVGQGGPVHLVGHSLGGLVARAALLRSPAVFTDLTMLCSGPGGRAGAHESESALVAEHGTLAVWALDHPAGSPLTADDEFVRDRLIASSVDSILGGIRILQSTPDSTDAARATRVPTLVAHGDTDDAWPIPAQKLMAEQLGARYRVIPDAGHLPNLDNPGFTAALLDEFWASTS; the protein is encoded by the coding sequence GTGACGGCCCCGTTCGGGGCCCTGGACCTGGCCCCTGAGCTCGAGCACTTCGCCGTCGACACCGCGGCCGGCCCGCTGACGGCTTTCCGGGTGCGGCCGCAGGGCCCTCGCCGTGGCGTGGCCCTGCTGGTGCCCGGGTTCACCGGCTCCAAGGAGGACTTCAGACTGCTCCTCCCGCTCATCGCCGCGCACGGCTGGGAAGTCGTGAGTTACAGCCAGCGTGGCCAGGCCGACTCCGCCGCCCCCGTGGGCATCGAGAACTACCTGCTCGATGACTTCGCGGCGGATGCCGTCACTGTCGCACACGAGGTCGGCCAGGGCGGCCCCGTGCATCTGGTGGGCCACAGCCTGGGCGGCCTCGTCGCGCGGGCGGCACTGCTGCGGAGCCCGGCGGTATTCACCGACCTCACCATGCTCTGCTCCGGCCCCGGCGGCCGGGCGGGTGCGCACGAGAGCGAGTCCGCCCTGGTGGCCGAACACGGCACCCTGGCCGTCTGGGCGCTCGATCACCCGGCGGGCAGCCCGCTCACCGCCGACGACGAGTTCGTGCGCGACCGCCTGATCGCCTCCTCGGTCGACAGCATCCTCGGCGGCATCCGCATCCTGCAGTCCACCCCGGACTCCACCGATGCCGCGCGGGCCACCCGGGTGCCGACCCTCGTCGCCCACGGCGACACCGACGACGCCTGGCCCATCCCGGCGCAGAAGCTCATGGCCGAGCAGCTCGGCGCCCGGTACCGGGTGATCCCCGACGCCGGCCACCTGCCCAACCTCGACAACCCCGGCTTCACGGCCGCGCTTCTCGACGAGTTCTGGGCATCCACCAGCTGA
- a CDS encoding DUF7002 family protein, translating into MLSKDLIRLYPELYHVAADGAWPSIERHGLLSTSALVTRWGVRQGAPQAAILAKRRGESIELEHPDYGTAVIRHQKAIHESSLASALEDLTPSEWYTILNDRVFFFLQKRRLEELLAARSYRDDAHTVLTVDTRSLVNAHEDDIELTTVNTGFAQRFSAESRGRDSFRSIEDFVHPTRAHASTKVVDVAELAVYRGVRDIREHVKRVERMRDGTVLERFV; encoded by the coding sequence GTGCTCTCCAAGGACCTGATCCGCCTCTACCCCGAGCTGTACCACGTGGCAGCGGATGGGGCGTGGCCGTCCATCGAGCGGCACGGACTGCTGAGCACCAGCGCGCTGGTCACCCGCTGGGGCGTGCGGCAGGGGGCACCGCAGGCCGCCATTCTCGCCAAGCGGCGCGGCGAGTCGATCGAGCTGGAGCATCCGGACTACGGCACCGCGGTCATCCGGCACCAGAAGGCGATCCACGAATCGTCGCTCGCTTCGGCGCTCGAGGACCTCACGCCGAGCGAGTGGTACACGATTCTCAACGACCGGGTGTTCTTCTTCCTGCAGAAGCGGCGGCTCGAGGAACTCCTGGCCGCGCGGTCCTACCGGGATGACGCCCACACCGTGCTCACCGTCGACACCCGCAGCCTGGTGAACGCCCATGAGGACGACATCGAGCTCACGACGGTGAACACGGGTTTTGCGCAGCGCTTCAGCGCCGAGTCACGCGGGCGGGACAGCTTCCGGTCGATCGAGGACTTCGTGCATCCCACCCGGGCGCACGCGTCCACGAAGGTGGTGGATGTGGCCGAGCTGGCGGTGTACCGCGGGGTGCGGGACATCCGGGAGCACGTGAAGCGGGTCGAGCGGATGCGCGACGGCACGGTGCTCGAACGCTTCGTCTAG
- a CDS encoding ferritin-like domain-containing protein, with product MNQNETPSSQGFDAWIRYFEANLARHDRLDALIPWDSVSTLPAPHIAAIARSLQRFELGESGDGTGLLSKARRRHDREYDAALRLFVAEEQKHSALFGATLSRFGAERLTAHWSDGIFVVLRRMMGLRTEIALFLIVETVAMEYFVALKHCADPVVQGVARRILTDEVEHVRFQIDQLRLGFASVPRPARVLAASLAWVLAVGTATALAIDHGPAMRVCGLHPVTFWHRALRHFGRALPLAFRLNRDQTPFGPSMQPSAERLGRVGRVPARA from the coding sequence ATGAATCAGAACGAGACACCGTCCAGCCAGGGTTTCGACGCCTGGATCCGCTACTTCGAGGCCAATCTCGCCCGGCATGACCGGCTCGACGCGCTGATCCCGTGGGATTCGGTCTCCACCCTCCCCGCGCCGCACATCGCCGCGATCGCCCGGTCCCTGCAACGCTTCGAGCTGGGCGAGAGCGGCGATGGAACCGGCCTGCTGTCGAAGGCGCGCCGACGCCACGATCGCGAGTACGACGCGGCGCTGCGACTCTTCGTGGCCGAGGAGCAGAAGCACTCGGCCCTCTTCGGGGCCACCCTGTCGCGGTTCGGCGCCGAACGACTGACGGCGCACTGGTCCGACGGCATCTTCGTCGTGCTCCGCCGCATGATGGGCCTGCGCACCGAGATTGCTCTGTTCCTCATCGTCGAGACCGTGGCGATGGAGTACTTCGTCGCGCTGAAGCACTGTGCCGACCCGGTGGTGCAGGGGGTGGCGCGGCGCATCCTCACCGACGAGGTGGAGCACGTGCGGTTTCAGATCGATCAGCTTCGGCTGGGCTTCGCGTCCGTTCCGCGCCCGGCGCGGGTGTTGGCCGCGTCGCTGGCCTGGGTGCTCGCGGTCGGCACCGCGACGGCGCTGGCTATCGACCACGGCCCCGCCATGCGCGTCTGCGGCCTCCACCCGGTGACATTCTGGCATCGGGCCCTGCGGCACTTCGGGCGGGCACTGCCGCTCGCGTTCCGGCTGAACCGCGATCAGACGCCCTTCGGCCCGAGCATGCAGCCCAGTGCCGAGCGTCTGGGCCGGGTGGGACGGGTGCCGGCGCGGGCGTAG
- a CDS encoding DUF2975 domain-containing protein has protein sequence MSRWVLGALRALLIVLFAGALAAQAASGLIAGTMADAALVVSVVTLIVAGALCVEAVLVSVWMLVAMIRQETLFDDRGPADRWVDIAIGALLVAAVVSAGGAVALVVQAAVPGAWGLALLAAAACGVSAALALLVVVMRRLLHAAIGLRSELAEVI, from the coding sequence ATGTCTCGGTGGGTACTCGGCGCGCTCCGCGCACTCTTGATCGTGTTGTTCGCCGGCGCGCTGGCCGCCCAGGCCGCCTCGGGACTCATCGCAGGCACCATGGCAGATGCTGCTCTGGTGGTCAGTGTCGTCACCCTCATCGTTGCGGGCGCCCTCTGCGTCGAGGCGGTTCTGGTCAGTGTCTGGATGCTCGTGGCGATGATCCGCCAGGAAACGCTCTTCGACGACCGCGGGCCCGCCGACCGGTGGGTCGACATCGCCATCGGCGCTCTGCTGGTGGCAGCGGTGGTCTCGGCCGGGGGAGCGGTCGCCCTGGTCGTGCAGGCCGCCGTGCCCGGCGCCTGGGGACTGGCACTCCTGGCCGCCGCCGCCTGCGGGGTGAGTGCCGCCCTCGCCTTGCTCGTCGTGGTGATGCGGCGACTGTTGCACGCTGCCATCGGCTTGCGCAGCGAGCTCGCCGAGGTCATTTGA
- a CDS encoding glycoside hydrolase family 1 protein → MLTFPQGFLWGAATAAHQIEGNNVNSNWWPKEHAEGTTMVEPSGDAADSFHRYREDIKLLADLGLDSYRFSIEWARIEPERGFTSRSAVDHYRRMVDTCHEFGIQPIVTLMHFTVPRWFENDGFWRAKDAADLFARYTELALPVVAEGVNYVCTINEPNIAAMLAGGEDAANLVAHGLPDPDLQVADALLLSHQRSREVLSQVSGLKTGWTVATQAFVAVDEEGAAEKLVEYGHPREDWYLENVKGDDFVGVQAYTRTFIGPEGPRPVAKNVETTLTGWEFFPPAAGIGVRAAWELTDHVPVMVTENGIATADDSRRIAYTQGALEGLHACIEDGIDLLGYLHWSALDNYEWASGFTPTFGLIAWDKQTFARTPKPSASWLGEVARRNGLESSVVPAA, encoded by the coding sequence ATGCTCACTTTCCCCCAAGGCTTCCTGTGGGGCGCCGCCACGGCCGCCCACCAGATCGAGGGCAACAACGTCAACAGCAACTGGTGGCCCAAGGAACACGCCGAGGGCACGACCATGGTCGAACCCTCCGGTGACGCCGCCGACAGCTTCCACCGCTACCGCGAAGACATCAAACTGCTCGCCGACCTGGGCCTGGACTCCTACCGGTTCAGCATCGAGTGGGCCCGCATCGAGCCCGAGCGCGGCTTCACCTCCCGGTCGGCCGTGGACCACTACCGCCGTATGGTCGACACCTGCCACGAATTCGGCATCCAGCCGATCGTGACCCTGATGCACTTCACGGTGCCGCGCTGGTTCGAGAACGACGGGTTCTGGCGCGCGAAGGACGCCGCCGACCTGTTCGCCCGCTACACCGAGCTCGCCCTGCCCGTCGTGGCCGAGGGCGTCAACTACGTGTGCACCATCAACGAGCCCAACATCGCCGCCATGCTCGCCGGCGGAGAAGACGCCGCCAACCTGGTGGCGCACGGGCTGCCCGATCCCGACCTGCAGGTGGCGGACGCGTTGTTGCTCTCACACCAGCGCTCCCGCGAGGTGCTCTCGCAGGTGAGCGGGCTCAAGACCGGCTGGACCGTCGCCACCCAGGCCTTCGTGGCCGTGGACGAGGAAGGCGCGGCCGAGAAGCTCGTCGAGTACGGGCACCCGCGCGAGGACTGGTACCTCGAGAACGTGAAGGGTGACGACTTCGTGGGCGTGCAGGCGTACACACGCACCTTCATCGGTCCGGAGGGCCCCCGCCCGGTCGCCAAGAACGTGGAGACCACCCTCACCGGGTGGGAGTTCTTCCCGCCGGCCGCCGGCATCGGCGTGCGTGCCGCGTGGGAACTCACCGACCACGTGCCCGTCATGGTCACCGAGAACGGAATCGCCACCGCGGACGACAGCCGCCGGATCGCCTACACCCAGGGTGCCCTCGAGGGCCTGCACGCCTGCATCGAGGACGGCATCGACCTGCTCGGCTACCTGCACTGGTCGGCGCTGGACAATTACGAGTGGGCCTCGGGTTTCACGCCCACCTTCGGCCTGATCGCCTGGGACAAGCAGACGTTCGCGCGCACCCCCAAGCCCAGCGCGAGCTGGCTCGGCGAGGTCGCTCGCCGCAACGGCCTGGAGTCCTCGGTCGTCCCCGCGGCCTAG
- a CDS encoding ABC transporter ATP-binding protein, translated as MTPTPFSQTPPAGNTILLEVHDLSVHYGYGENATKAVQNVSFRLAHGEFVGLVGESGSGKSTLGFALTGLSKPPAHIEKGRILFGGKDIASLDAEQLREQRHGGIAMVLQSGMNALNPVRSIRNHFVDIFRAHGHVERSRWTERATELIGKVELTPQVLDRFPGELSGGMRQRVSIALALSLEPELMVFDEPTTALDVLVQHAVMNTIIELQKSENFTAILISHDLGIVLESAQRVMVMHEGRIVEDAPARQILENPQAEYTRMLLSHYADPRAEIVELPGFADRQQRKADGAERAEGATHTPTVSPRTRRTDQHAMVVENVSKIYPAPRRGEAPVRAVDNVSFTLEPGAALALVGASGSGKSTIAKLITAVEKPTSGSIRFGDLDVGKLNRRHFRRLHRDVQMVFQDPYSALNPLHTVEYALTRPVINFTGLTGTDARRRVLELLDIVGLNPVEEFAAKLPHQLSGGQRQRVVIARALASDPQVIIADEPVSMLDVSLRAGVLALLEDLREQWGVSLLYITHDLLSARVVTDNIMVLNGGAVVERGVTADVLQNPQDDYTIRLLDAIPNPRKVVA; from the coding sequence ATGACCCCGACACCGTTCAGCCAGACCCCTCCCGCCGGCAATACCATTCTGCTCGAGGTGCACGACCTCTCGGTGCACTACGGCTACGGCGAGAACGCCACCAAGGCCGTGCAGAACGTCTCCTTCCGGCTGGCCCACGGCGAGTTCGTCGGCCTGGTGGGGGAATCCGGCTCGGGCAAGTCCACCCTCGGCTTCGCCCTCACCGGCCTCTCCAAGCCGCCGGCGCACATCGAGAAGGGCCGTATCCTCTTCGGCGGCAAGGACATCGCCAGCCTCGACGCCGAGCAGCTGCGCGAGCAACGTCACGGCGGCATCGCCATGGTGCTGCAGTCGGGCATGAACGCGCTGAACCCGGTGCGCAGCATCCGCAATCACTTCGTCGACATCTTCCGCGCCCACGGACACGTCGAGAGAAGCCGCTGGACGGAACGGGCCACCGAGCTGATCGGCAAGGTCGAACTGACCCCGCAGGTGCTCGACAGGTTCCCCGGCGAGCTGTCCGGCGGCATGCGGCAGCGGGTCTCCATCGCCCTCGCCCTCTCGCTCGAACCCGAGCTGATGGTCTTCGACGAGCCCACCACGGCCCTGGACGTGTTGGTGCAGCACGCCGTGATGAACACCATCATCGAGCTGCAGAAGAGCGAGAACTTCACCGCCATCCTGATCAGCCACGACCTGGGGATCGTGCTCGAATCCGCCCAGCGGGTGATGGTCATGCACGAGGGCCGCATCGTCGAAGATGCGCCGGCCCGGCAGATCCTGGAGAACCCGCAGGCGGAGTACACCCGGATGCTGCTCTCGCACTACGCCGACCCGCGGGCCGAGATCGTGGAGCTGCCCGGTTTCGCCGACCGGCAGCAGCGCAAGGCCGACGGTGCTGAGCGGGCAGAGGGCGCGACCCACACGCCCACGGTCTCGCCGCGCACCCGGCGCACCGACCAGCACGCCATGGTCGTCGAGAACGTCTCGAAGATCTACCCCGCGCCGCGCCGCGGCGAGGCGCCCGTGCGCGCCGTGGACAACGTGTCGTTCACCCTCGAACCCGGCGCCGCACTGGCCCTGGTTGGGGCCTCCGGCTCGGGCAAGTCCACCATCGCCAAGCTCATCACGGCGGTGGAGAAGCCCACCAGCGGAAGCATCCGCTTCGGCGACCTCGACGTGGGAAAGCTGAACCGCCGGCACTTCCGCCGGCTGCACCGCGACGTGCAGATGGTCTTCCAGGACCCGTACTCTGCGCTCAACCCGCTGCACACCGTGGAGTACGCGCTGACCCGCCCTGTGATCAACTTCACCGGCCTGACCGGCACCGACGCCCGTCGCCGGGTGCTCGAACTGCTCGACATCGTCGGACTGAACCCGGTGGAGGAATTCGCGGCCAAGCTGCCGCACCAGCTCTCCGGCGGGCAGCGCCAGCGCGTGGTCATCGCCCGAGCGCTGGCCAGCGACCCGCAGGTCATCATCGCCGATGAGCCCGTCTCGATGCTCGACGTGTCGCTGCGCGCCGGCGTGCTGGCCCTGCTCGAAGACCTGCGCGAGCAGTGGGGGGTGAGCCTGCTCTACATCACCCACGACCTGCTCTCGGCCCGGGTGGTCACCGACAACATCATGGTGCTCAACGGGGGAGCGGTGGTGGAGCGCGGCGTCACCGCCGACGTACTGCAGAATCCGCAGGACGACTACACGATCCGGCTGCTCGACGCGATCCCCAACCCGCGCAAGGTCGTCGCGTGA